A segment of the Lycium ferocissimum isolate CSIRO_LF1 chromosome 10, AGI_CSIRO_Lferr_CH_V1, whole genome shotgun sequence genome:
TTTCTGCAATGTTGTTGCATAACTTACTATAAACTTGGAAAGAAATTTGCTCCCAAATTGTCAAACCGAAGGATATTGCTAATTTATTGGAACTACAGGTGAGATCCTCTAATTATCGCTAATGACCATTACCGGATCTCCTCTTGCCTGTGTGCTAGTGAACCTCTAAGTATTTTCTTTGTCCAGACAATATTGTCCTTGTTCGTTGGTGACCTCTTCCTCAGTGCCCAGTGAGCCCTCTACTTAAGATTCATATTTTTGCAATTGTTTGTGGGATAACGATAGGAAAATGATCATGTTTTGCATTATGTGTCACAGATGCTGAATATTCAGCTAGTAAGCTTTTCCTGTTGATGGTATTATATTACTCTTATGAAGAATTAACCTAAATAGTCGCCCACCAACCATTTAAAGTAAAAATAGCCGGTGGaggtataatatatgtataatccATGTATAATGTGTGTATAATTGTATGTAGTTAACGTATAATCTATGTATACCGGCTAATAAAAGTAAACAGTAAATCTGACCGGCTATTTGTGTAAGGATCCCCACTCTAAGGATCCCTATTCTTATATACACTTTTCAAAGTCTTCAAAGTATAACATGTTCTGTCACTGTGATTCTGATTTTGAACAAAGATCAAAGTTATACAAAAGGCAAACAAGTTCTTTTGCTAAATTATCATTTCTATAATTAAAAGAGTATAACATGTTGTGTCATAACCTTAGAATGCTTAGCTGATTGCTTTTTATAATACCATTTGAGAAAGTGCCGAAAGGATAAAATGTCTCTGGAGGAAAGTTTTAGAAGTTCTTGAGAACACTGGAAGGGTAACTTGTCAACAGATCGAACTTACTTTCCTGGATTAATTCAGAGGATTGTCTTTCAGTACTAGCAGCTTCAAATATTAGCCACAATTATGAATGAAAAGTTGGAACCTGAAATGTTTCGAATTGATGCATAACACTGGAATATATGCAGTAAAAGAAAACACGTCTACTGTAAAATGCCATAGAGCATGTATCTCGGTAATATAGTTGGGCACTTGTAGTGTAATTTATTCTTTACTATCTTGTGTTGCATTTCTGGAGATCTCCCGTACTCTATATATCGTACTAGACTCCTTCAAGCCGAATGATTTCGAGGCTCTgatattaatataattttgctTCACAAATTTTGCAGGGCCGCATTATGCTACCGTTGAATTTGGCATCTGATGAGGGTCCAATATTTGTAAATGCCAAGCAGTATCATGGGATACTGAGGCGCCGAAAGTTCCGGGCTAAGGAAATGGAGAAAAAGGCTCTTAAACCACGCAAGGTAAGGTTTTATTCTATGATCATGGACAGTTGATCTACATATCATCTTGATATTCTTTTTTATCTTCATCAAGTCTTTTTACTTTTAAGACCACCACGGATAATATGCTTGATATTCATAAATATCAAAGGAAGTTTTTAATTGATGAGCAGTTTCTGGATTCTGAAACAAAAAATTACGCAAGAGTTACCTCCCTTATCCTGCCATTTTGCTTTACGTTACAGTCATTCTCATTCACAGGCCTGTGGGTAGTAGTGTGGGACAAAATTCTTTGTCAAAATGGTCAGATGTTTATTTTGTGTATGTTTTTCAACGtagtcccttatgtttgaggaGGGtaagttcaaaatagtcccttaagtatgcactttaaCAGTTTTTGTCCTTCAAGTTTGCCAAAAGATAACACGTTTAGTATCCGTGAAATATTTACCGAACTATGTCTATTAGATTTGATGGGAACTATGAAAAACAAGGAACTTAGCaggaactcacatttagagttACAATTTTTGTAGTTCTTGCtattttgtatttatttctAGAGTCTGGTGCCGCTTTTGAGGTGTAATTTCtgctatttctattatatttttttagtgtCGAGCAGTTTTTTGTgttgcatattttaggatttgatgTGACTTTGTTGGTATTTATGGTTAAATCTCTTTTTCAACTGTTTCCATCAAATCTAACGAAcataaattgttaaatatttaacGGACACTAAATGTAttaacttttgacaaacttaaaaggACCAAAATTGTCCAGTGCATACTTAatggactattttgaacttACTCTCAgacataagggaccatttttgtcattttctcctcTTAATTCTTGACCACATTCCTTGTCAATGCTGTGGTTGCTAAGTTTGCGTTCATAGATGACATTCAGATGGCTTAATTCTTGCAGCCATACTTGCACCTCTCTCGCCATCTCCATGCTTTGCGCCGACCTAGGGGCTGTGGTGGCCGCTTCTTGAACACGAGGAACGTGAACGGAACTATGAAGGGTGGAAAAACCACCGATACATTCAAGGCGGGTGACGTTCGAAATTTTTACCCCACCGGGTCCCAAAACTCTGAATTGCTGCAGTCCGACAGCAGCAATATGAGCTCACCAAAAGAAACAAATGGCAGCAGGTTCTGCGATTCGTCCGGGGTTACTAACATGTGCTCTAGGGGAAATCTTGATCCTTTTTTGTTCCAGAACCTGAGGCCCCCTCAGGATCCTCAGGTTCAGGCAATACCAGACATGATGAATACCGGACACGGTATTTGCATGGCCGGTAAGTGGTTTTGCACAGCAGATAGCTGTTGCAACCTCAAAGTTTGATAGCCTCGGCTTCCATGCTGCAACCTAATGCATTTAGTTGCTTGCAATGGCGGATCATCCTTGGCTATCATGGGCAGTTCATCCTTGGCTTGGCATTAACGCAGCTGCCTCTACTATCTTTCTATTGCTAACGAGCAACGTGGATGGTAAGAGGCGCTAAAGCCTTAATGCCACTTTAATTTTCAGCACTTTGTAAGATAAATAAACTTGTTTTGGGTAAGTTGATGATGACCCTGTTGATCGGGTCTGTGATGTTGCAGTGTGTTTGGATTACTGTTGTAATGTTGGTTTGTAAAAATACAGTGATGTGTGATTGAACTTGATCCAGATAATGTGCAATTTGGGTGTGTTTTCAGACAGGGACAAGTTTATGTTTATAcagtattttgtacattggaactgCAGATTCTTTTTGAAATGATTGCAACTGTCATGTCATCCATTGTTGCCTTCTCATCATGCATTTTGAAGAACATAATCTTTGACAAATCATGTGAGCTTTTATATCTTTTGTTGACTTGCCATTCATCTAGGATTGTTAGAACTGTTCTTCTCACAGAAATGTCTGTATCCTTTTATTTTATCAACCTGACATGTTGTCCCAGAACTAGAATAGAAGATGGGATGGCCAGTTATCACTTTGctattaggggtcgtttggtaggaggataagttatcccatgtAGATGGGATTGTAATTCCACCCTTTATGTGGGATTGCTAATTCCACCTTATCCCACCTTTTATCCTATCTACATGGGATTGGATGGGATATCAAAAAAGTTATCCCACCAATCAAACATAGGATTAATTTCAATCCCATTTGATTAATAATCTAGCCCATCCTAtccctcctaccaaacgacccctaaagcTATATCTGTtatgaaataatattaaaaatacacGATAACAAGAAATATAGCCAAAGAAGTTGCGGGTAGAAAGAGATAATTTATTGCTCTTTACATTGATGTGTACGAATGAATTGAATTGACTTCCTATTTATAGACTAAAGGAAGCTGTTGCGAGTTAGAAGTTGTTGGCAGGCTGACTGCTTGATTGCAAGCTTGAGGAAGTTGCTACTAGTCTTTTCAGGAAGCTGCTGGCGAGTAGCTTGCTTGAGCTACACTTGCAAGTTGCTTGCTTGAGTTACACTTGCAAGCTATCTGTTTGAGCTACTTGCAAGCTGTCTGCTTGATTGTAAGCTTATCCAATTGATTTAGTATTTGAATGGACATCCATAATACGGTGTATTTATAATAATATCCAGTTTTTTCAAACTATTTAACCGTGCTAGCAAACTTCAGACAAAACGTTAGGTATTGCTTGCAACATTGATTTGGTTGCTGCAAAGTTGAACAAAACTTGGAAACGCTGCTTTATCCCCTGAACCAACTTTAGACCTGGGATCTGCCAACTTGAGATATTTGAGTTCGAAATTAAGTTTGGTAGTTCAAACTTCATATATACAAATCTCAAGTTGGGGATTGACAAGCTTAACTTTACACGTAACATTTGAAGTCGAACTGCATAAATGAAATGTCAATTTCAGACCTACGTGTTTGAAGCCCAACTTCAGACTTGTGTGTGTgaagtttttgaaattataataaTAACGAAGAAGTGGAAA
Coding sequences within it:
- the LOC132032798 gene encoding nuclear transcription factor Y subunit A-10-like isoform X2, producing MHTTGGNPVATMYTTPWWGNGLVSQSVGYAEPFGQLKSASVEQQQPKGNPTEFTIFSGNCKSSANGQKISNSQANNSVHLANMDYRGHFELGFGQPLISAKYPYGEQCVGLFSAYGPHLSGRIMLPLNLASDEGPIFVNAKQYHGILRRRKFRAKEMEKKALKPRKPYLHLSRHLHALRRPRGCGGRFLNTRNVNGTMKGGKTTDTFKAGDVRNFYPTGSQNSELLQSDSSNMSSPKETNGSRFCDSSGVTNMCSRGNLDPFLFQNLRPPQDPQVQAIPDMMNTGHGICMAGKWFCTADSCCNLKV
- the LOC132032798 gene encoding nuclear transcription factor Y subunit A-10-like isoform X1, encoding MHTTGGNPVATMYTTPWWGNGLVSQSVGYAEPFGQLKSASVEQQQPKGNPTEFTIFSVSPSGNCKSSANGQKISNSQANNSVHLANMDYRGHFELGFGQPLISAKYPYGEQCVGLFSAYGPHLSGRIMLPLNLASDEGPIFVNAKQYHGILRRRKFRAKEMEKKALKPRKPYLHLSRHLHALRRPRGCGGRFLNTRNVNGTMKGGKTTDTFKAGDVRNFYPTGSQNSELLQSDSSNMSSPKETNGSRFCDSSGVTNMCSRGNLDPFLFQNLRPPQDPQVQAIPDMMNTGHGICMAGKWFCTADSCCNLKV